A part of Loxodonta africana isolate mLoxAfr1 chromosome 11, mLoxAfr1.hap2, whole genome shotgun sequence genomic DNA contains:
- the CXCL17 gene encoding C-X-C motif chemokine 17 has protein sequence MKVLIFFFLLLPLTLMSVVSSSPNPGVARGHRDQRQASRRSLQKDSQECECKDWLLGAPKRKSMTVTVPGLPKKPCPCDHFKGNVKKIRHQRHHKKPNKHSRACQQFLQRCQLASFALPI, from the exons ATGAAAGTTCTAATCTTCTTCTTTCTGTTGCTGCCACTAACACTGATGTCCGTGGTCTCTAGCAGTCCAAATCCAG GGGTCGCCAGAGGCCACAGGGACCAGCGCCAGGCCTCCAGGAGGTCGCTCCAGAAAGACAGCCAAGAATGTGAGTGCAAAG ATTGGcttctgggagctcctaaaagaaAATCCATGACAGTGACAGTGCCTGGGCTGCCAAAGAAACCTTGTCCCTGTGATCATTTCAAGGGCAATGTGAAGAAAATCA GGcaccaaagacaccacaagaagcCCAACAAGCACTCCAGGGCCTGCCAGCAATTTCTCCAACGATGTCAGCTAGCAAGCTTTGCTCTGCCTATTTAG